Proteins encoded within one genomic window of Macaca thibetana thibetana isolate TM-01 chromosome 3, ASM2454274v1, whole genome shotgun sequence:
- the S100B gene encoding protein S100-B isoform X2 produces MSELEKAMVALIDVFHQYSGREGDKHKLKKSELKELINNELSHFLEEIKEQEVVDKVMETLDSDGDGECDFQEFMAFVAMVTTACHEFFEHE; encoded by the exons ATGTCTGAGCTGGAGAAAGCCATGGTGGCCCTCATCGACGTTTTCCACCAATATTCTGGAAGGGAGGGAGACAAGCACAAGCTGAAGAAATCCGAACTGAAGGAGCTCATCAACAATGAGCTTTCCCATTTCTTAGAG GAAATCAAAGAGCAAGAGGTTGTGGACAAAGTTATGGAAACACTGGACAGTGATGGAGATGGCGAATGCGACTTCCAGGAATTTATGGCCTTTGTTGCCATGGTTACCACTGCCTGCCACGAGTTCTTTGAACACGAGTGA
- the S100B gene encoding protein S100-B isoform X1, whose amino-acid sequence MGHQGGRPGPAAETRPAARRPGRGETRKRMSELEKAMVALIDVFHQYSGREGDKHKLKKSELKELINNELSHFLEEIKEQEVVDKVMETLDSDGDGECDFQEFMAFVAMVTTACHEFFEHE is encoded by the exons GCCGCCCAGGACCCGCAGCAGAGACGAGGCCTGCAGCAAGGAGACCAGGAAGGGGTGAGACAAGGAAGAG GATGTCTGAGCTGGAGAAAGCCATGGTGGCCCTCATCGACGTTTTCCACCAATATTCTGGAAGGGAGGGAGACAAGCACAAGCTGAAGAAATCCGAACTGAAGGAGCTCATCAACAATGAGCTTTCCCATTTCTTAGAG GAAATCAAAGAGCAAGAGGTTGTGGACAAAGTTATGGAAACACTGGACAGTGATGGAGATGGCGAATGCGACTTCCAGGAATTTATGGCCTTTGTTGCCATGGTTACCACTGCCTGCCACGAGTTCTTTGAACACGAGTGA